In Burkholderia savannae, one genomic interval encodes:
- a CDS encoding S-(hydroxymethyl)glutathione dehydrogenase/class III alcohol dehydrogenase, with protein MKTKAAIAWKAGEPLTIEEVDLDGPRAGEVLIEVKATGICHTDYYTLSGADPEGIFPAILGHEGAGVVVDVGPGVGTVKKGDHVIPLYTPECRECKFCLSRKTNLCQKIRATQGRGLMPDATSRFSIGGKPIFHYMGTSTFSNYIVVPEIAVAKVREDAPFDKICYIGCGVTTGVGAVVYSAKVEAGANVVVFGLGGIGLNVIQGARMVGADKIIGVDINPKRVELAKKFGMTHFVNPNEVENVVDHIVQLTDGGADYSFECIGNVKVMRQALECTHKGWGQSFIIGVAAAGEEISTRPFQLVTGREWKGSAFGGARGRTDVPKIVDWYMEGKLNIDDLITHTLPLEKINDGFDLMKTGESIRSVVLY; from the coding sequence ATGAAAACGAAAGCCGCGATCGCCTGGAAGGCGGGCGAACCGCTGACGATCGAAGAAGTCGATCTCGACGGTCCGCGCGCGGGCGAGGTGCTGATCGAAGTGAAGGCGACGGGCATCTGCCACACCGACTACTACACGCTGTCCGGCGCGGACCCGGAAGGCATCTTCCCGGCGATCCTCGGGCACGAGGGCGCGGGCGTCGTCGTCGACGTCGGGCCGGGCGTCGGTACAGTGAAGAAGGGCGATCACGTGATTCCGCTCTACACGCCCGAATGCCGCGAGTGCAAGTTCTGCCTGTCGCGCAAGACGAACCTGTGCCAGAAGATCCGCGCGACGCAAGGGCGCGGCCTGATGCCGGACGCGACGTCGCGCTTCTCGATCGGCGGCAAGCCGATCTTCCACTACATGGGCACGTCGACGTTCTCGAACTACATCGTCGTCCCCGAGATCGCGGTCGCGAAGGTGCGCGAGGACGCGCCGTTCGACAAGATCTGCTACATCGGCTGCGGCGTGACGACGGGCGTGGGCGCGGTGGTGTACTCGGCGAAGGTCGAGGCGGGCGCGAACGTCGTGGTGTTCGGCCTCGGCGGGATCGGCCTCAATGTGATCCAGGGCGCGAGGATGGTGGGCGCGGACAAGATCATCGGCGTCGACATCAACCCGAAGCGCGTCGAGCTCGCGAAGAAGTTCGGGATGACGCACTTCGTCAATCCGAACGAGGTCGAGAACGTGGTCGATCACATCGTGCAGCTCACGGACGGCGGCGCGGACTATTCGTTCGAATGCATCGGCAACGTGAAGGTGATGCGCCAGGCGCTCGAGTGCACGCACAAGGGCTGGGGCCAGTCTTTCATCATCGGCGTCGCGGCGGCGGGCGAGGAGATCAGCACGCGGCCGTTCCAGCTCGTGACGGGCCGCGAATGGAAGGGCTCGGCGTTCGGCGGCGCGCGTGGCCGCACCGACGTGCCGAAGATCGTCGACTGGTACATGGAAGGCAAGCTCAACATCGACGATCTGATCACGCACACGCTGCCGCTCGAGAAGATCAACGACGGCTTCGACCTGATGAAGACGGGCGAATCGATCCGCTCGGTGGTGCTGTATTGA